GTCGATTGACGCGGTCCGCATGGCACCTAAATACGATGCGATCGTGCCGCCGGAGGCCCCGGTCTGCCGAAACGCGCGCAGCACCAACATCGTGTCGGCGAGTTCGCCGGCGTTATCCTCGGTTGCCCGGCAATGTAGCTGGTAGACGTTCAGATCCGAAGGGATAGAGTCGAATCCGCACGACAATACGATACGGGCGCCGGTGTCGACGGCCTGCTTGTGGTATTGGTCGATGGCGTTGCGGGCGAACATCAGCTCGCCAGTCAGGTCGGCATAGTCCGTTCCGGCCGCGGCGCACGCAGCCACCAGTGGCAGGCCGTATCGCGCGTAGGGGCCGACGGTCGTCAGCACCACCTGTGTTCGGGAGGCCATCGCGCGCAGCGTCGGCGGCCGCGACGCGTCGGCAACGATCACCGGCCAATCCCGTGCGGTCGGACCCAGCGTCTGCCGCACGGCCAGCAGACGTTCGCTGCGACGACCGGCCAGCGCGATGCGCGCCGGTGATTCACACTGCGCGAGGTAGTCGGCGGTCAGCTTGCCGGAAAAGCCTGTGGCACCGTACAGGACGATGTCGAACTCACGCCCGCTGTTCACTCCATGATCCAACTGTCCTCGGCGGGAGCAGAGCACAACAGGGCACGTATCGCGTCCAGGGACTTCTCGTGGCCCGGCAGGTTCGAATGGCGCTCGATGTACAGCCGGCCCGCAAAGGTCCAGCAACTGTAGAGATCGACCGGAGCGTCGGCCGCGAAGTGGAATTCGCCGCCGACGTCGTTGATCTCGATGCCATCGGGCGTGCGCAGACCGGGAATCGAGCCGACGTCCGTGCACATCACAAATGGGGGGAGTCCGGGCAGGCTTCCTTCGTATTGCAGGCTGAAGTGCAGCGACGACTGCTGGATCAGGCCTTCCGACAGATCGGCCCGGAATGCGTCGACGATGCCACCGGCCAGGCCGACGAGATCGGTATCGGGCCCAATTTCGGCCAGGTAGCTCGCCAACCCCAGCGGCATGGTGCCTTCGGTCGCACCCACCGGGGGCGTCAGGTGAAAGCGCAGGTCGACCGGATAGAAGTACGGAATCGGGATGTGCGGGGTATTGCGGAGTTCCCACTCGGCCAGCAGCAGCGCCGCGGCCACCAGGGAGTTGAGGCTGAGCTGGTTGGCCCGCCCCAACTCCACGAGATCGGATGTCTCCTGCTCGGTGAACCGGATTCGGGCCACCGGAATGTGTTGCATCGAACCGGAATTCGATACTATGGACGGCTTCTCCACGGCAGGCAAGTCGTAGGCGAACGCCGCCGGGAAAAGCCGTTCAAGCCCCGAACGCTGCTGCTTTGTCACGCCACGTTGTTCGAGCAACGACTCGAGCGATTCGGGTGCGGGCTGCGGCATCACCGGTCCGGCGTCGCCGGTTTCCACCACGTCGGTGTAGCGGGACAACAGCTCTTCGAACAGAGCGAACACGTGGTGCCCGTCGGCAAGAGAGTGGTGCGCATACAGTGCTAGTTCGCTGCGCCCGCCGCCGACTTTCAGCCGAAGATTCAGCAGGGATTGGCTCTGGTCCAGGCGCATGCCGGCGATCGCAGACTCCGACGTGTGGTCATCGATTATCCATATCCCCGGGTGCATGAGGTCTTCGGCGACAATCTGGTGCCGGCCGTCGTCGGCCTTCTCGAGGTGCCCGGCGAAGACCGGATGCGATTGCAGGAGCGCATCGAAGGCGTCTTCCATTGCGTCGATATCGACGTCACCAATGATCTGCATTGTCAGCCCGAAATAGGTCTCGTTGGCCGCGAACACTTCTTCGCTGTGCGCGAGCTTACGGATCACGGATCCGGAAAACACTCCTGACATCCCCTTACCTGCGTGTGCTGGCTCGTCGATAGCCCAAAAGCGTTGGTGCGATGCAAACCGCGGTGATTCCGGTAGCCCACAGCAGCGTCTCGATCAGCGGCGAGCGCACCGGGCCGCCGAGCGCCAGTGCGCGCATCGTGTCGATCGCGCAGCTGATCGGTTGGTGCGTGACCACCGGCTGTATCCACTCGGGAAATTGGTCTACCGGCAGGAAACCGGTCGAGAACAGGATCGCGAGGAGGTGCACGAGCGTAATCGCCTCGAGCAGAAAATTTTTCGACGCATACCAGGCGATCGTTGTGATGAGGGTCGCGAAGGCGAGTCCGAACAGCACCGGGATGCCCAGCCACGCCAAGGTCGGCAGGACGCCCTGCTTGAAGCGGAAACCCAGCACCATCCCCGCGGCCAGCACGATCCCCGTCGTGATGACGATCCGGACCATCTCGGCGACGATCCGCGAACAGACGCCCGACGCGCGGTGTACGGGCACCACCCACAGTCGGCGCAGCAGGCCGTCGTCGCGCTCTCCGATGAGGCCGATCGCGCCGACCGCCGATCCGTTGACCGCCGCGGCGAGCACGTTCATCGGTACCGTGTTGAACAGTGCGTCATACCCGGCAACCTGGGTAACTGCATGGCCCAAAACGATATTCATCGTGATCAGGAAAAGAACAGGCAACACCGTGACCATGATGATCGCGGTGATGTCGCGTGACCACTTCGTGAGTATCCGCCGCGTCTGCACCAGGGTTTGCGGAACCAGCACTCGCGCGGAATTCTCGTGCACGCCGTAGGCGGTACCCAGGCGCGCGGTTTCCTCGTATACCAGTGCCATCATGCCCGCTTCGACAAAACGATGGCCGATACCGGGACCAGGACCGCGGTCAATCCGGACAACCACGCCACCGTCGGCGCCAGTACGGACCAGGTAACCGATGCACCAAACGGTGCGACGTCGCCGGCCGCGGCATGCAAGGTGTCGACCAGCGCGGAGATCGGCTGGTTGCGAACGAAGGGCTGGACCCAGTGGGGAAACTGCTCCACCGGTTGAACACCGACGGACAGCAGTCCAAAGATCAACGGCGGCAACGTCAGCATCGGTGCCATGGCCTCGGGATTGCGGGATCCGGTGCCCAACAGGTCCGCCGCGAAAGACAGCACCGCACCGAACACGAGCACCAACACGCAAAAGGCGACGGTGTCCACGGCCGAGCCTCGAAAGCGAAATCCGATGGTGTAGCCGCAGACCAGAGCCACCGTCAACGAAACCACGCACCGGTACAGCGCGGCCGAGATGCGGGCGGCCACCGGCGTGAACGGCGGGATCGGCATGGATCGGAACCGGCGGTTGACGCCCTGCACCGAGTCCGTCGCCGCTCGAAACGCGGTCGACATGGCGGCAAACGTGATGGCCTCCAATGCGATCAGCGGCATCAAGTACTGCGCGTAGCTGCTGGCCACACCCCGGGTGACGTTGCCCATGATCTGGTGTAGCGGGATGTAGAAGCCGGCGGTGAACACCACCGAGACCGCGATGGTGATGGCGAGCTCACCGTTGCGCAGGGTGGGCGCGATGAAGCGGGTGGTGAGCACCCACCACTGGGCACCCATTGGCGGCTGGGATCGCACCGTGCCCGGGCCAGTCACCTGACCGCCTCGGCGACCGGGCTATCCGGATGGGTGGAATCCTTTGTCAAAGAGAGGAATACGTCGTCCAACGACGGGCGCCGCAGCGCAATGTCGGCGACGCCGATATCGGCGGCGGCGAGCCGCGCCACGGCCTCGAGAAGCGTGTTGGCGCCGTCCGGGGCCGGCATGGCGATCCGGTCGGACTCGGGCGTCAAGGCGGCCCGGTTCTCGTCCGGGACCAGCGAGCCCAGTATCTCAGCGATCGCCGGCAGGTCGTGCAAATCCCGTGGAACGATCTCACAGTAACTGCCGCCCGTGCGGGCCTTGAGCTCGTCGGCGGTTCCCTCGGCGATGATCCGCCCGTGGTCGATGACGATGATCCGATCGGCCAGCGCGTCGGCTTCCTCGAGATACTGCGTGGTCAACAACGTGGCGATGCCGCGACTCTTGAAATTGCTGACCAGATCCCAAATCCCTTGCCTGCTACGGGGATCCAGGCCGGTGGTCGGCTCGTCCAAGAAGACCACTTCCGGCGGGACCACCAGGCCGCAGGCAATGTCGATCCGTCGACGCATTCCGCCCGAGTACGTTTTCACCCGTCGATCGCCGGCGTACACCAGATCGAATTCTTCGATGAGTTCCTTGGCGCGGTTGCGTGCGGCCGCCTTCTTCAGCCCGTAGAGGCGCCCGAACATGAAGAGATTTTCCAGACCCGTCAACGTCTCGTCGATGGCCACCTGCTGTCCGGTGAGCATGATCGACCGGCGCACACCGGCCGGCTCGGACACCACGTCATGGCCGGCAACGAGCGCGCGCCCCTGGTCCGGGCGGCTCAGCGTCGACAAGATGTCAACGATCGTGGTCTTGCCCGCCCCGTTGGGCCCGAGCAGCCCGAGCACCTCGCCGCGACCGACTTCGAAGCTGACCTCATGCAAGGCCACAAAATCGCCGAAGCTCTTGCGCACCTTGTCGACGACGACGGCCTTGTCAAAGTCTCTCTGTGCGTTGCTCATCGAGCTACCCTCAGCTCGCGTCAAAGGAGGACAAGTCCACCAGAGCCAGTTCCACCGGTTGCGAGCCCGTACCGGCATCGTCGGGGATGGCGTCGACGGCGTCCTGGATCAGCGCCCGCAGCGCGATCGGGAAGCATTGGGCGAGCGCTTGTGCCCGCAGCTGCGGAACGCGGCGGGCGTCGTACCACCAATCGAGGTGCAGCGAGCCGGAATGCCGGTACACCCGAAGTTCGACGGCGTGGCCCAGGCCCGGAATCGGATCCCGCACCGGCAGCGCCGCGTCGGAATCGAATTGGACCGGTCCGTCCAGGCGCGGCGCCTCCGGGACGATGCCGACGTTGCGGAGATGGATGTCCGAGGCGCCCGCGGCGGCCAGCGTCCGCGCGGTGGGCGCATAGACATAGCGAAGCAGTCCGTATCCGACCCCGAAATGCGGTACGGATTTCAGGGTGTCGGCCACGGCGGACAGCAACTCGGTCGCGCCACCGTCCTTGGTGCACCGCAGCGGAGCGGGATAGATCGTGGTGAACCGTCCGATGGTCCGGCGCAGATCGACGTCGGGCCGCAGCACCGAACGCCCGCTGCCCTCCAGGTCGACCGAAACCACACCCTCGGCGACCGTTTGGGCGATCGTTCGGCTCAACGCCGCCAGCAGAACTTCGTCGATCGACACACCCAGCCTGCGTCGGGCATCGTCGACTTCGGCCGTCTCCGCGACGTTCAGCGTCGACGGCAACCGCAACAGGTCGTCCGCACGGGGTGGGGCGGCGATCTCGGGATCGCCCACCTGCACCGTCGCCGTGCTCAAGCACTCAAGCCAGAAGTCGCGGGTGTCGACAACCGCCGGATGCGTCGCCAGAGCGCCGGTTCGCAGCGACCAATCGCGCCACCCGGCGCCGGTCGGCGGTAACAGGATTTCTTCGCCCGCAAGTTGTTGGGACAACGCGGTGAACAGATCGGTGAGCAGGATTTCGCGCGAAGCGATGTCCGCGATCATCTCGTGGGCGGACAAAATCAAGTAGTTGCCATCCCGGCCACCAGCGATATAGGTCGCGGTGAACGGGGTGCTCAGGCCGTCCCGCGCCGCGAGCTCGGTCATGATGTCCAATACCGCCGCGCGTTCGGCACCCGCGTCGCCGGGCAGAATTCGCGACGACAGGTGCTGGAATTCCTGCGGTTCGGTGATGTGCTGACCCCACGTTCCGATGCGGTCGACGAATTGAAGTCGCAACGCATCGTGGTGGTTGGCCAACGCGGTGAGCACGGACCGGACGTCGTCGATGGTGACGTGGGGAGCGAGCCGGAAGATCAGCGGCACCCGCCAGCGACCCGTGTCCTGCACGCCGTGTTCGAAGAAGCCGGCGATGTTGGCGGGCACCGGCAACTGCGCTTCGGCGCTGAGTGGTTCCGTCAGCCCCGCACCGGTGAACTCGGCGTCCAGCGCGGCGGCCAGGCCGGCCACGGTCGGGTGTTCGTACAGATGCTGCGGGGTGACGCTCAAGCCGGAGTTGTTGGCACTCGTCGAGATGCCGATCGCGATCAGCGAATCTCCGCCCAGGTCAAAGAAATTGGCGTTGCGGTCGAGCGAGGTCACGCCCAGGCACTGCGTCCAGATTCGATGCAGCGTCGCCTCGGTGGCGGATTGGCCGTTGACGGGCGCTGCGGCAACCGCGGCTCCGTTGGTAGACGAACCATTGGCTTCCGCCGGTGCCTCGGTCCACACGGCGGGTTTGGGATCGACCCAATGCCGCTCGCGTGCAAAGGGATAACCGGGCAAGCTGACGATGCTGTTCGCCGATCCGGTGAGCGGCGACCAGTCCACTGCCACATCGGCCGCCCACAACTGGCCGAGGCCGAGTAAGAAGGCGTCGCGGTCATCGGTGTTCTGCACCGGGTGACGCATGAGCCGCACGGCGCGATGCCTGCTCGACCATTTCGGATGCCGCATCGCCGAGCCGGTCAGGCTGCCGCCCGGACCCATCTCGACCAGGACCCGGTCCGGATCGGTCAGTACCACATCGAGTTCGTCGGCGAACCTGATCGTCGCGCTGATCTGGCGCGCCCAGCCGGCCGGGTCGATGGCCTGTTCATCGGACATCCAGGTTCCGGTCAGGTTGCTGAGCAGGGGAGTGTTCGGACGGCGAAGCTCGACGCCGGACAGAAATTCCTGGAACTGTGCCGCCATGGGATCCATTGCACTGGAATGGAATGCGTGGGTCGCGCGGACCCGTCGCGCGGTGATCCCGCCCTCGCGAAGGCGCTGGGTGAACGCGCGAATCTTGTCGTTCGGCCCGGCGACGACGCAGTTGCCGGGATCGTTGACCGCGGACAGGTCGACTCCGGGGGCGAGGTACGCGGCGATGTCGTCCGGACCCAGTGCCACCGCGACCATGGAACCCGCCGGGGATTCATGCATCAGACGGGCCCGCAAGGACACCGTCTTGATCGCCGTCTGGAGGTCGAATACCCCGGCCAGGGTGGCCGCGATGTATTCGCCGGTGCTGTATCCGATATACGCGCCGGCGCGCACACCATAGGTGTCGACCAACTTCGCCAGCGCGTATTCCACCGTGAACAGCGCGGGCTGAGAACGGTCAATGCGTTCCAAATCCGTTGTAGCGTCGCCGAATATCTGCGCATGCAGGTCGATACCCATCTCGTCGCGGAATCCCGCGACGCAGGTGTCGAAGTGTTCGGCGAAAACGGGCTCGGTGTCGTACAGCCCCCGCGCCATCCCGACGTGCTGAGCGCCTTGCCCGGGAAACATGAAAACGACGCGGTCTGCGCTCGGCTCGGCGGCTTCACCGCGACCGATCGACTCCCCGACGAAAACATTCTCGTGCTCGGATGCCCGCAATATCTTCGCCGCGTGCTCGCGGTCGTGGACCACAGCCGCCATGGTGATGTTGTGCTTGCGACGACGGGAAAGGGTGAAGGCGGCGTCCGAAAGGTCCAGATTTTCTGGGCCGGCCAGCGTAGCGGCCAGGGCGGCACGCGACTCCTCGAGTGCCGCCGCGGTTCGTGCCGACAGCAGCAACACCTGCGGTCGTGCGGACTTGGCGGCTACCGCAACGGGCGGTGCGTGCACTGGTGCTTCTTCCAAGACGACGTGCGCGTTGGTGCCGCCCACCCCGAACGAACTGACACCGGCCCTGCGCACGCCGTCGGATTCCCATGGGGCGTAAGCACTTTGCACGGTGAACGGGGTTTCGTCGAGATGCAGTTCCGGGTTGGGGCTGGTGAAGTGCAGCGTCGCGGGGATCGCCTTGTGCTTCAGGCACAGAATCGCCTTGATCAGACTGACCACGCCGGCCGCCACCTCCAGGTGGCCGATGTTCGACTTGACCGACCCCAGGACACACGGGCCGGGCCGCGGCGTCTCGGAGACGGCGAACGCGGCATTCAGGCCCTGGACTTCGATCGGATCGCCCAGCGCCGTGCCGGTGCCATGTGTCTCGACATAACTGACGCTCGAGGCATCGACACCGGATACCGCGTGGGCTTCCGCGATGACATCGGCCTGCGCGGCCGGATTCGGGGCTGCGTAACCCATCTTCATGGATCCGTCATTGTTGATCGCCGACCCGCGGATGACGGCGTGTATCCGGTCGCCCGCATCGATGGCGGCCGGCAAGGGCTTGAGTGCCACAATCGCCACTCCGCTGCCGAAGACCGTGCCGTCGGCTCGCACGTCAAAGGGTCGGCAGTGACCGGCCGCCGACACCATCGCGCCCGGCGAATTCCAGTAACCGACACGATGCGGGACGGCCAGCGACGACCCGCCGGCAAGTGCCATGTCGCATTCCCCGGACAGGAGGCTCTGGCAGGCCAAATGGATCGCGACCAGGGACGACGAACACGCGGTCTGAACCGAGATGCTCGGCCCGCGGAGATCGAATTGATGCGATACCCGCGTTGCCAGAAAGTCCTTGTCGTTCTGCAGGAACAGGTTGAACTGCTCGAAGTCGAGTCCGGTTGCCATGAAGGCGCCGTGACCATGGTGCGACGACAGATTGTGCATCAGATAACCGCTGGGGGAGCTGGTTCCGTACACGCCGATCGACCCGTCGAACTGCGCCGGGTCACAGCCGGCGTCCTCGAACGCATGCCATGCGCACTGCAGGAACAAGCGGTGTTGTGGATCGAGCTTGCGGGCGAGCTGCGGTGGGAACCCGAAGAAATCGGCATCGAACTCGTCGAATCCGTCGACCAGCGGCGCGCGCCGCACATACCCCGGATTCGCCAGCACCTCGTCGCCGATACCGGCAGCCCGGAGGTCTTGCTCGGAAAGCGTGACGATCGACTCTTCGCCGCGCCGAAGGTTGTCCCAGAAATCCGAAACATTGTTGGCGCCGGGGAATCTACCGGCCATGCCGATCACCGCGATTGCGTTGTCCGGCAACATCTCCGGGTTGATGCTCATTACTGACGTCCTCGCTTTCGCCGCAGTGCGGCTTGTTGGCGCGCCGCCGCGCGCTGCTGTGCCCGGTCGCGGACAGCACCCTCGGCTTGGAGTGCTTGCGCGTCCCCGGTCAGCCCAAGCTGGCGGAGCAGCTCGGCTGTGAGATCGTTGAGCGTTGCGCCCTGCAGCAGCAGCGCCACCGGCGGCTCGGCGCCGAAGTCCGCTCGCGCGGAGTTGCGGATACGCACCGCCATAAGGGAATCCATGCCCAGCTCGACCAGCGGCAGGTCCGCGTCGACGGCGGATCTTTCCGCGTAGCCCATCACCGCCGCGATGCGTGCGTGCAATCGTTCGGCAATCGCCGATTGTGCTTCGCTGGGATCGAGCCCGTGCAGCGCCTCGGGGCCGGCCCAGTTACCGCCGTCGCCCGCGGCGTCGAGTTCGGCCACCACACTGGTGAAGTAACCGAGGTTACGGATTTCAGGGAAGGCGATCAGTGCCCGGTCGGCACGCAGCCGGGCAACTCCGGTGTGGCCGCGGCCGGTGGCCAGCAACGGCTCGAGTGCCGCGACACCCTCGGCAGGGGTGATCGGATCCAGCGGCCCGCCGGTCAAGGCGCGGGCCAGCCCGACCTCGGCCCACGGCCCCCAGTTGACCACTGCCGCGGGCAATCCCGATGCCCGGCGCCAGTCGACCAGGGCGTCCAGCCATGCGCTTGCGCAGGCGTACGACGCCTGCCCCGGACCGCCCAGCAGGGACGAGGTGGAGGAAAACCCGAGCCACCAGTCCAATTCGCATCCGGCACTGGCTTCGTGCATCCGCAGCGCGCCGATGACCTTGGGCGCCCACACGCGCTGCAGGCTGTCCTTGGTCATGGAGAACACCAGGCTGTCGTCGAGTACCGCGGCCGCGTGCAGGATGCCGCACAGAGTCGACGCACCGGCGGCCGCGACCAACTCTTCCGCCACGCCGTCGGATGCCAGGTCGCCCAAGACCACTGCGATCTCGGTTTTGCGTTCCAGCTCGGCCAAAACCGTGCGCTGTTCGTCCGACGGCTCGCTGCGGCCGTTGAGGACGATGCGGCCCGCGCCGCTATCCGCCAGCCACCGCGCGAACACCAGGCCGAGACCCCCCAGGCCGCCGGTGATCAGGTACGACGCTCCCGAACGGACCACGCCGCCGCGGGTGGGTTCGTCGAGGGTGGCACGGGACAGCCGCTCGACGTATCGCTTCT
The DNA window shown above is from Mycobacterium sp. Aquia_216 and carries:
- a CDS encoding type I polyketide synthase, with translation MSINPEMLPDNAIAVIGMAGRFPGANNVSDFWDNLRRGEESIVTLSEQDLRAAGIGDEVLANPGYVRRAPLVDGFDEFDADFFGFPPQLARKLDPQHRLFLQCAWHAFEDAGCDPAQFDGSIGVYGTSSPSGYLMHNLSSHHGHGAFMATGLDFEQFNLFLQNDKDFLATRVSHQFDLRGPSISVQTACSSSLVAIHLACQSLLSGECDMALAGGSSLAVPHRVGYWNSPGAMVSAAGHCRPFDVRADGTVFGSGVAIVALKPLPAAIDAGDRIHAVIRGSAINNDGSMKMGYAAPNPAAQADVIAEAHAVSGVDASSVSYVETHGTGTALGDPIEVQGLNAAFAVSETPRPGPCVLGSVKSNIGHLEVAAGVVSLIKAILCLKHKAIPATLHFTSPNPELHLDETPFTVQSAYAPWESDGVRRAGVSSFGVGGTNAHVVLEEAPVHAPPVAVAAKSARPQVLLLSARTAAALEESRAALAATLAGPENLDLSDAAFTLSRRRKHNITMAAVVHDREHAAKILRASEHENVFVGESIGRGEAAEPSADRVVFMFPGQGAQHVGMARGLYDTEPVFAEHFDTCVAGFRDEMGIDLHAQIFGDATTDLERIDRSQPALFTVEYALAKLVDTYGVRAGAYIGYSTGEYIAATLAGVFDLQTAIKTVSLRARLMHESPAGSMVAVALGPDDIAAYLAPGVDLSAVNDPGNCVVAGPNDKIRAFTQRLREGGITARRVRATHAFHSSAMDPMAAQFQEFLSGVELRRPNTPLLSNLTGTWMSDEQAIDPAGWARQISATIRFADELDVVLTDPDRVLVEMGPGGSLTGSAMRHPKWSSRHRAVRLMRHPVQNTDDRDAFLLGLGQLWAADVAVDWSPLTGSANSIVSLPGYPFARERHWVDPKPAVWTEAPAEANGSSTNGAAVAAAPVNGQSATEATLHRIWTQCLGVTSLDRNANFFDLGGDSLIAIGISTSANNSGLSVTPQHLYEHPTVAGLAAALDAEFTGAGLTEPLSAEAQLPVPANIAGFFEHGVQDTGRWRVPLIFRLAPHVTIDDVRSVLTALANHHDALRLQFVDRIGTWGQHITEPQEFQHLSSRILPGDAGAERAAVLDIMTELAARDGLSTPFTATYIAGGRDGNYLILSAHEMIADIASREILLTDLFTALSQQLAGEEILLPPTGAGWRDWSLRTGALATHPAVVDTRDFWLECLSTATVQVGDPEIAAPPRADDLLRLPSTLNVAETAEVDDARRRLGVSIDEVLLAALSRTIAQTVAEGVVSVDLEGSGRSVLRPDVDLRRTIGRFTTIYPAPLRCTKDGGATELLSAVADTLKSVPHFGVGYGLLRYVYAPTARTLAAAGASDIHLRNVGIVPEAPRLDGPVQFDSDAALPVRDPIPGLGHAVELRVYRHSGSLHLDWWYDARRVPQLRAQALAQCFPIALRALIQDAVDAIPDDAGTGSQPVELALVDLSSFDAS
- a CDS encoding ATP-binding cassette domain-containing protein, which produces MSNAQRDFDKAVVVDKVRKSFGDFVALHEVSFEVGRGEVLGLLGPNGAGKTTIVDILSTLSRPDQGRALVAGHDVVSEPAGVRRSIMLTGQQVAIDETLTGLENLFMFGRLYGLKKAAARNRAKELIEEFDLVYAGDRRVKTYSGGMRRRIDIACGLVVPPEVVFLDEPTTGLDPRSRQGIWDLVSNFKSRGIATLLTTQYLEEADALADRIIVIDHGRIIAEGTADELKARTGGSYCEIVPRDLHDLPAIAEILGSLVPDENRAALTPESDRIAMPAPDGANTLLEAVARLAAADIGVADIALRRPSLDDVFLSLTKDSTHPDSPVAEAVR
- a CDS encoding ABC transporter permease; its protein translation is MGAQWWVLTTRFIAPTLRNGELAITIAVSVVFTAGFYIPLHQIMGNVTRGVASSYAQYLMPLIALEAITFAAMSTAFRAATDSVQGVNRRFRSMPIPPFTPVAARISAALYRCVVSLTVALVCGYTIGFRFRGSAVDTVAFCVLVLVFGAVLSFAADLLGTGSRNPEAMAPMLTLPPLIFGLLSVGVQPVEQFPHWVQPFVRNQPISALVDTLHAAAGDVAPFGASVTWSVLAPTVAWLSGLTAVLVPVSAIVLSKRA
- a CDS encoding phthiocerol/phthiodiolone dimycocerosyl transferase; translated protein: MFSGSVIRKLAHSEEVFAANETYFGLTMQIIGDVDIDAMEDAFDALLQSHPVFAGHLEKADDGRHQIVAEDLMHPGIWIIDDHTSESAIAGMRLDQSQSLLNLRLKVGGGRSELALYAHHSLADGHHVFALFEELLSRYTDVVETGDAGPVMPQPAPESLESLLEQRGVTKQQRSGLERLFPAAFAYDLPAVEKPSIVSNSGSMQHIPVARIRFTEQETSDLVELGRANQLSLNSLVAAALLLAEWELRNTPHIPIPYFYPVDLRFHLTPPVGATEGTMPLGLASYLAEIGPDTDLVGLAGGIVDAFRADLSEGLIQQSSLHFSLQYEGSLPGLPPFVMCTDVGSIPGLRTPDGIEINDVGGEFHFAADAPVDLYSCWTFAGRLYIERHSNLPGHEKSLDAIRALLCSAPAEDSWIME
- a CDS encoding ABC transporter permease; its protein translation is MMALVYEETARLGTAYGVHENSARVLVPQTLVQTRRILTKWSRDITAIIMVTVLPVLFLITMNIVLGHAVTQVAGYDALFNTVPMNVLAAAVNGSAVGAIGLIGERDDGLLRRLWVVPVHRASGVCSRIVAEMVRIVITTGIVLAAGMVLGFRFKQGVLPTLAWLGIPVLFGLAFATLITTIAWYASKNFLLEAITLVHLLAILFSTGFLPVDQFPEWIQPVVTHQPISCAIDTMRALALGGPVRSPLIETLLWATGITAVCIAPTLLGYRRASTRR